A DNA window from Camelina sativa cultivar DH55 chromosome 13, Cs, whole genome shotgun sequence contains the following coding sequences:
- the LOC104737350 gene encoding uncharacterized protein LOC104737350 translates to MELRMLEIIDEEDIEEIIKRPEFISIGQLLDYFINEISCKNDFEFMQAVVKLFLKIHGETIRCHPSLQEKAKALLETQSLVWQKMDKLFQSTRCIVTFLINSQF, encoded by the exons ATGGAGCTACGGATGCTGGAAATCATAGATGAAGAAGATATTGAAGAGATCATCAAAAGACCGGAGTTTATATCGATTGGGCAACTTCTGGATTACTTCATCAACGAGATCTCTTGCAAAAACGACTTTGAGTTTATGCAGGCGGTTGTGAAATTATTTCTCAAG ATACACGGTGAGACCATAAGGTGCCACCCAAGTTTACAAGAAAAGGCAAAGGCGCTTTTAGAAACTCAGAGTTTGGTGTGGCAGAAAATGGATAAGCTTTTCCAGAGCACAAGATGCATAGTTACCTTCCTTATCAATTCACAGTTTTGA
- the LOC104737351 gene encoding WD repeat-containing protein 36, translating to MGIFEPFRAIGYITSTVPFSVQRLGTETFATVSVGKAFQIYNCAKLNLVIISPQLPKKIRALASYRDYTFAAFGNEIAVFRRAHQVATWSKHVAKVDLLLLFGEHVLSLDVEGNVFIWAFKGIEEHLAPTGNLQLTGKFTPSSIVHPDTYLNKVLVGSQEGPLQLWNINTKKMLYEFKGWGSSVTSCVSSPALDVVAIGCADGKIHVHNIKLDEEIVTFEHAARGAVTALSFSTDGRPLLASGGSFGVISIWNLNKKRLQSVIRDAHDSSIISLNFLANEPVLMSASSDNSLKMWIFDTNDSDPRLLRFRSGHSAPPLCIRFYSNGRHILSAGQDRAFRLFSVIQEQQSRELSQRHISRRAKKLRLKDEELKLKPVVSFDCAEIRERDWCNVVTCHMDTAEAYVWRLQNFVLGEHILKPCPENPTPIKACAISACGNFAVVGTAGGWIERFNLQSGISRGSYFDISEKSRYAHDGEVIGVACDSTNTLMISAGYHGDIKVWDFKKRELKSRWDVGCSLVKIVYHRVNGLLATVADDFVIRLYDVVTLKMVREFRGHTDRVTDMCFSEDGKWLLSSSMDGSLRIWDVILAKQIDGVHVDVPITALSLSPNMDVLATAHSDQNGVYLWVNQSMFSGLPSVDSYASGKDVVNVKLPSVSALTSSEADDDDMETQVLESSGAPQASSFSISPKQIPELVTLSLLPKSQWQSLINLDIIKARNKPIEPPKKPEKAPFFLPSIPSLSGDILFKPNDSEAADGENEEKNKKDDNMKNFDALESPFSKLLKSSWDSKHFLDFTNYIKSLSPSALDMELRMLEIIDEEDIEEIIKRPEFISIGQLLDYFINEISCKNDFEFMQAVVKLFLKIHGETIRCHPSLQEKAKALLETQSLVWQKMDKLFQSTRCIVTFLINSQF from the exons GTCCTCaactcccaaaaaaaattagagctCTAGCTTCTTACCGAGACTACACTTTTGCTGCTTTTGGAAATGAAATCGCTGTCTTTAGGCGTGCTCATCag GTAGCAACTTGGAGCAAACATGTTGCTAAAGTTGACCTGCTACTGTTGTTTGGAGAACATGTGCTAAGTCTTGATGTTGAAGGAAATGTGTTCATTTGGGCGTTCAAAGGAATCGAAGAACATCTAGCTCCCACTGGAAATCTTCAGCTTACTGGAAAGTTTACTCCGAGCTCTATTGTTCATCCAGATACTTATCTGAACAAG GTTCTTGTAGGGAGCCAAGAGGGTCCGTTGCAGCTATGGAACATAAATACTAAGAAGATGCTCTATGAGTTCAAGGGTTGGGGTTCATCTGTCACCAGTTGTGTTTCGTCCCCTGCTCTGGATGTTGTTGCCATTGGTTGTGCTGATGGAAAGATCCATGTGCATAACATTAAATTGGACGAAGAGATCGTAACATTTGAACACGCTGCCCGAGGTGCTGTTACTGCTTTGTCTTTCAGTACAG ATGGACGTCCTCTTCTTGCGTCTGGAGGTTCCTTTGGTGTCATAAGCATCTGGAATCTTAACAAAAAGAGGCTTCAGTCAGTCATAAGGGATGCACATGACAGTTCTATAATCTCATTGAACTTTTTAGCAAATGAGCCCGTGCTAATGAGTGCATCATCAGATAACTCACTCAAA ATGTGGATATTTGACACAAATGATTCTGATCCTCGCCTATTACGCTTCCGCTCTGGGCATAGTGCTCCTCCTTTGTGTATCAG GTTCTACTCTAATGGACGGCACATTTTGTCTGCTGGCCAGGATCGTGCCTTCCGCCTGTTCTCGGTCATCCAA GAGCAACAAAGTAGAGAGCTTTCTCAAAGACACATATCCAGGCGAGCCAAAAAACTCCGACTGAAG GACGAAGAGCTTAAATTGAAGCCTGTTGTTTCATTTGATTGCG CTGAAATTAGGGAGCGTGACTGGTGCAATGTTGTTACTTGCCATATGGATACAGCAGAAGCATATGTATGGAGACTTCAGAACTTTGTTCTTGGAGAGCATATCCTCAAACCATGCCCTGAGAATCCAACACCAATTAAG GCATGTGCAATCAGTGCCTGTGGAAACTTTGCAGTAGTCGGAACAGCGGGTGGATGGATTGAGAGATTCAACCTCCAATCTGGAATCAGCCGGGGTAGTTACTTCGATATTTCAGAGAAAAGTAGGTACGCCCATGACGGAGAAGTTATTGGAGTTGCTTGCGACTCCACAAATACACTCATGATAAGTGCAGGATATCATGGGGACATAAAG GTTTGGGATTTCAAAAAGCGGGAATTAAAGTCCCGGTGGGATGTTGGATGTTCATTGGTTAAAATTGTCTACCACCGTGTAAATG GTCTTTTGGCTACGGTGGCAGATGATTTTGTTATCCGTTTGTATGATGTTGTGACGCTAAAGATGGTTCGTGAATTTAGAGGTCATACAGACCGAGTAACGGATATGTGCTTTAGTGAGGATGGCAAGTGGCTCCTCTCATCTAGCATGGACGGAAGTCTTAGAATTTGGGATGTCATATTGGCAAAGCAGATTGATGGAGTGCATGTCGATGTACCAATAACAGCATTGTCTTTATCACCAAATATGGACGTTTTGGCAACTGCCCACTCTGATCAGAACGGGGTCTACTTGTG GGTTAACCAATCCATGTTCTCTGGGCTTCCGAGTGTTGATTCTTATGCTAGTGGGAAAGATGTCGTAAATGTTAAATTGCCTTCAGTCTCTGCGTTGACATCTTctgaagctgatgatgatgatatggagACGCAAGTTTTAGAAAGTTCTGGAGCTCCACAAGCTAGCAGTTTCTCTATTTCCCCTAAGCAGATCCCAGAACTTGTTACTCTGTCTCTATTGCCAAAAAGCCAATGGCAGAGTTTGATCAACTTGGATATAATAAAG GCTCGCAATAAACCAATAGAGCCTCCCAAAAAACCTGAAAAGGCTCCTTTTTTCTTGCCCTCAATTCCCTCGCTTTCTGGAGATATATTATTCAAGCCAAATGACTCGGAAGCTGCTGATGGGGAGAATgaggaaaagaataaaaaagacgATAACATGAAGAACTTTGATGCATTGGAATCTCCATTCTCAAAACTTCTCAAATCATCATGGGATTCAAAACACT TTTTAGATTTTACCAACTACATAAAGAGTTTATCCCCGTCAGCTCTCGATATGGAGCTACGGATGCTGGAAATCATAGATGAAGAAGATATTGAAGAGATCATCAAAAGACCGGAGTTTATATCGATTGGGCAACTTCTGGATTACTTCATCAACGAGATCTCTTGCAAAAACGACTTTGAGTTTATGCAGGCGGTTGTGAAATTATTTCTCAAG ATACACGGTGAGACCATAAGGTGCCACCCAAGTTTACAAGAAAAGGCAAAGGCGCTTTTAGAAACTCAGAGTTTGGTGTGGCAGAAAATGGATAAGCTTTTCCAGAGCACAAGATGCATAGTTACCTTCCTTATCAATTCACAGTTTTGA